A segment of the Delphinus delphis chromosome 20, mDelDel1.2, whole genome shotgun sequence genome:
CTTGTCACTTCACGCTGGACTGAGGAACCTAGGCGCCAGCCAATCTCTCCACAGTGTGTGGCGGGACAGTGCGGAGTAGGGGGAAATCCATCAGCTGCAGGAAGGAGACAGCAAGAGCCTAAGGCAGCGTTTGCGTCTGCCTGAAAGGGAGGAATAAAAGGAGTGGGAGCTGCCGGAGCACATTCACTTTCTGCCTTGGCGCGTGTACTCGCAGCGCGCACGCTCAAGAGGAAGACCAGGATTGGTTTACGGGGTAGTCGCAACTTCTTGTCCCAACCAATCCAGATGCAGCGGGGGGGTGGGTCCCGGCCCTCACTGGCTGGCGAGACGTCCGCGCGCGGGTTTCGTCGCGTTGCAGCTGTTTGCGGGTGTAGTCTTTGTCCGCGCCATGGAACCTGGTCTGATCCGGCGTTTAGCCCCGCGCCTGGGCATCGCCGAGCCGGAGGTGCTGAGGTGAGTCCGGTCGGGCGCACCCCAGCGGCCCTGCGCCCTCAGAAGGGATTTAGGCCCTACCTTAAGAAAAACCTCCCGACAGTGAGCTTGTGAGCAGGCCGGAGGGGCGAGTGTAGACGCCCCTGGGAACAGCTAGCACTGTGGGATGCACGGtggtgggaaagggagagaggcggAGAGCTTGGGTCGTTTCCCTGAAACTTATTGAGAGTGCGTTTACGGCGGAGGCAGACCTACGGGGTAGAGACCTCATGCAGGGCAGTGTCTATGGTGGCAACGACTACGCAGCAAGTGGAATGGGGTGGTGTGCGGAGCCGCTGGGGATGGAGCGGAGCGCAGCTTCTCTGAAgcctttaatttaaaagaaacttgCGAGAAAGCCTCGGATGGTGGGGGGGTGCCATTGGCGCTGAGACCCGATTTATAGAAGGTGCCAGCCACGGGAAGATGTGCGAAGAGGGCCCAAGCAGGGACAGCAGCCTGTGCAAAACCCCGGAGATGGGAAGGACTTTTGCATGATCCAGGGTTAGAAATAaagtattggggcttccctggtggtgcagtggtgaagaatccgtctgccaatgcaggggacacaggtcgagccctggtccgggaagatcccacctgccgcggagcagctaagcctgtacaccgcaattactgagcctgcactctagagcccgtgagccacaactacagagcccgcgtgccacaactactgaagcccgtgtgcctagagcctgtgctccgcaacaagagaagccaccgcaatgagaagcctgcgcactgcaacgaagagtagcccccgctcgccgcaagagAAAAACCGCGtttagcaacgaagacccaacacagccgataagtaaataaatgttaaaaaaagaaagaaagaattgtagTTAAACTGGGGGGGGCAGGGCTAGCCTGGGTGCTTGGACTGTCAATTAGGTgacagaagggaaggaaaggaacacCTCCTGGACTCGTAATCatttagaacagtggttctcaaagtgtggtgccTGGACCAGCAGTATCAGTATCTCCTTGGAACTTGGTAGAAATGCACATTTTTAGGCCCCACTATAGGCCTACTGATCAGAAACTCGGGCTGGGACCAGCAATCTTTTCACAAGCCCCAAGGTGACTGTCAtgtacactaaagtttgagaaccacagatttatttttatttatttatgtatgtaagtatgtatgtatgtatgtatgtacgtatggctgcgttgggtcttcgttactgtgcgccggctttctctagtttcggcgagtgggggctactcatagttgcggtgcgcgggcttctcattgcagtggcttctcttgttgcagagcatggcctctcagcgcgtgggctctagagcgcaggctcagtagctgtgacgcagggccttagttgctccgcggcatgtgggatattcctggaccagatATCggacccgtgtaccctgcattggcaggcggattcttaatcactgcaccaccagggaagtcccaagaaccaCAGATTTAGAGGAAGGAGGAACCCCGGTCTCACTTGCCTGCCTATGTCACAATTCATGCTTGTTTCAGTAATGGAAGGCTGAAAGAAGGGTTGGCCTTTTTGGGAGGATTTCAGGAACTTACTTTTGCTTGAAAGTACTTGAGCACAGTGATGTCTGGAGTCAGAgggtctgttctgttttgtagaaCCCTGTCCTCCCCCAAAAGATGGGAGTTTCATTCCCAGCCCCAAATAAACTTGCATAGGAATTAGGGTTGGAGTGAAGTTCGCCAGGCTGAATTCATTGTTTACCAAAGTATTGGGCAGACTTCTGGGAAAGAGTTTTAGTGAATGTGTTGCTCAGGAAAGCAGAGGAGTACTTGCGACTGTCCCATGTGAAGTGTATTGGCCTAGCGGCACGAACCACAGAAACCAGCAATGCAGTCATGTGCCTGGACCTTGCAGCTTCCTACGTGAAGTTCCCCTTGGACAGGGTAAGTAGGTCCCACTGAATGTCTGAATAATCTGGTGCAACACTGAAGTTTAATCATGTTTTCATCTCTGGTTGGACTAGCCCCATCAAAACTCCGTGTTTTAGAATTTTCCTGGCTATTCTTGTATGTTATTCTagatgaactttagaatcattttgtagagtttgagaaaaaaaatttttttgcaacaTTCTCTCTATTCTTTACTACCTAGTTTTCCTGAGCACCTCTTTCTTTACAGAAGGCTGTCTTCCACACTGCCACTAGCATCATTCTCCTAAATCACATACTTTAAAAcccatgtattatttttcttccagtgtcacagtggttgagagccaaGCTATGGCAAGACTCACATGTTGAGACCAAATCTCAACACCACCGGTTACTAACTCTGTGTGTCTCTAGTTTCCTCATCCATCAAATGGGGATAAAGGTATCCATTTCACTGGATAATTGTAAGGAGGAAACAATGTACTATATGTTACACTGTTaacacagtgcctgtcacataatGGTACACTGATAAAAATGGTGGCATTAAAAACACCATTGGCTCCCCATGGGTTGGCTCCCCATTAACATCAAACTCTCCAGCCCTTCTTGAACCCTACTAACCTCAAGCTACACTGTTCACTTAACAGACCATGCATCTTAATGACTGACTTTGTAAAtgcaatgcctttttttttttaacctggaatGCTTTTCTAGCAAGCTCCTGTTTGTCTTAAAATGACGCTGCCTTGCTGTTACATCCTTTATTAAGCTTTCCGTTCCCAAGCAGAGTTGGTGTCCCTCAGTTGTTGATCCTCCTGTTTCTCTCCCAGTTTCCCTCTTATCTCCCtttcacacacactctccctccccacctcactcccaCTACTTCCCTCCTTTGTTTTTCCAATGAATTGCACATTGGCACCTTTGTTAAAGCAAATAACCATATATGCATCTCCTGTGTTTTTTAATTCACAGCTTGGCTGTGGTAACACtatgttgtattttaaattatctgcACACATGCATGACTGCCTTTCTATAGTATGAGCTTATTGCCAGCGGTACTTAACTTGTCTGATATGATTACTGATTTTTGACTAAATGAAGCTAAACCTTTAGGTAGAGTGACTTGCCACAGAATTAATTAATCTTGGAAAGTTGACTTATTAAACAAGTGTTAAAGGCACTAATATACAGCActtatgatttttatgattcatctgtttttcctttcaaaggATTATTTAATTAAACTTTCTGGTTTGAACAAGAAGATGTATCAGAGTTGCCTTAAATCTTTTGAGTGTTTACTGGGCCTGAACTCGAATATTGGAATAAGAGACCTAGCTGTACAGTTTAGCTGTACAGAAGCAGTGAACATGGCTTCAAAGATACTGCAAAGGTATGAGGCATATAACTGAAAATCGATACTGATACATAAAGCAGAAATATCCAATGTCATGGTAATTTTCCGtcttaaaaaataactaatatgCTGAAGTGACAGAATGCATATCTTATACATTTAAATAGTTTGtaagttctgatttgcattttcagtttctttgaaataatattttctaacaaATAACTCTGCAAACACTGCTTTCACTTAGCTATGAGTCCAGTCTTCCACAAACACAGCAAGTGGATCTTGACTTATCCAGGCCGCTTTTCACCACT
Coding sequences within it:
- the ORC6 gene encoding origin recognition complex subunit 6 isoform X2 — encoded protein: MEPGLIRRLAPRLGIAEPEVLRKAEEYLRLSHVKCIGLAARTTETSNAVMCLDLAASYVKFPLDRDYLIKLSGLNKKMYQSCLKSFECLLGLNSNIGIRDLAVQFSCTEAVNMASKILQSYESSLPQTQQVDLDLSRPLFTTAALLSACKILKLKVDKNKMAATSGVKKAMFDRLCKQLEKIGQQIDKNRFSVLKSDRKSQRKEKGKIICLLLILVFGQSRRAWRFSYSTMEEKEDSG
- the ORC6 gene encoding origin recognition complex subunit 6 isoform X1; the encoded protein is MEPGLIRRLAPRLGIAEPEVLRKAEEYLRLSHVKCIGLAARTTETSNAVMCLDLAASYVKFPLDRDYLIKLSGLNKKMYQSCLKSFECLLGLNSNIGIRDLAVQFSCTEAVNMASKILQSYESSLPQTQQVDLDLSRPLFTTAALLSACKILKLKVDKNKMAATSGVKKAMFDRLCKQLEKIGQQIDREPGDSATPPWKKKKTVVEPSATEIENVVEIPHKPQKDEDLTQDYEQWKRKILENAAKAQKATTE